The Cylindrospermum stagnale PCC 7417 genome segment GGAGCTTACGGTTGTCTAAGATTCTGGCTTAGTCCGAGATTTTACTTTGTGGACTATATTCATGCACACAAATAGAGGCAACTTTCAAGCATTTCTGCGCTAGTGTAGGTTCAAATAGTGTAGATATATACATTTGCGTGACCAAATGGCTGATGCTTACTAATTTCCGCGATTAGCCTTGTGAGCTTTATCACAATAGCCCCTCACTTTTCAAACATCCTCTAATAGCTTCTTCAATATTGTAAATTCCTCAAGAATATTAAAAGAGCGAGTAGACTTAACAACTCGCTCTTTTGATTTGAATGAAAATGCGTAGAATCCGCCAGAGTCAGTTTTCTGATCTATCAACCTTTGCAGAAGGTAGAGTCGATTTGACATACCTCAATTCTCCTGAAAGAGCCACTCATAACTATGCCGTCTCCAGCCAATCATAGATTTGTCCTAACTGATCTAGAGTAATCAATCCATACTGCCAAAGAATTATAGCTAAAGAACCTGGATCTTGTTCGCGATGGCGCAGCGCCACGGAAAGGGACGCCGCAGAAATTGCCAAATCTTCCTGCAAAAAATGAATTAGTCGAGAATATCTTGATGGTGCCATTTGTTTCTCACCTCCTTGGGTAGAGTGTATTATCATATATCGGTTCACCCTTTCTCAGTAGTCTGTAGCCAGTATTTTATGTGTCACTGGGCTGGTAGCAAATAAACCGAGCAGTACCTTTGTTGGTTATGCCTCTAAAAAAGCCTTCCCTTAAAGGTTTTGGGCAATAGAAGCTGCCTTCTCTCCTTGTCTGCTCTGATCTTCAAAAGCACATTTTTCTTGTTAAATTAGCTTCATCCCTGTTTACTTTCGATGCCTAATTTAATTACACATTCAGTAACAAAGATTCCATAGCTTATACTCCCCTATCAACGACTATTTACACGTACGCCAAAAGGAGGATTTTTGCAACCAATCTTCAAAACAGCGACTCTACCCTGGAAACAGTAGAGCTTTGTTCTTATGAGGACTAAGGCTAAATACTAGCCTTATAAGTGATTGTTTTACCACAATACGTGATATTTTTATTACAAATAAATCTTTATAGAGATTTTGTCAACTCTTCACAAACTCACCATTCAAGCCTCTAGCTCCGCGAACTGCCGGAGCCTAATAACTCAATTTTGACACTATCGCCGACCTTCAAACCTAATTCGGCAGCACGTCCAGACCGCAATTCAATTACCGTATTGATTGGTACATTGGGCCCATAAGTAGCACAGGGTTCGCTAGCGCAGGGAGGTGCCGAAGCCTGAATATACTTCACTACCCCGTTTTGGAGAAAAACCATATCCAGGGGCACAGGTACATTCTTCATCCAAAAGTTCACCCGTTGTGGAGAAGGGAAGGCAAACAACATTCCTCGGTCATCGGGCAAAGCTGGTCGATACATCAACCCCATTGCTTGTTGTTGCGGTGTTTGTGCCACTTCTAACTGAATTTTTGTCCCGTTGGGAATAGTGGCTGTAGCAGAAATTGGCAACATTTGACCGGCGGCTACTGGTGCTTGAGTTGGCAAGTTCGGTGAGGTGATGGCAGGTTTAGCGGTGGTTGGTGGAGAACAGCCCATGAGCAAAACACTGAGCAATATTGAGAAAAAACTTAACCAACGAAGCATATGATTTTAAATTTTGGAATTTAAACTTCGATTTTAGCCAATCTAAGCACGAAAACCCAGAAATAGGGGATTGTCTAAGAGGTAATTAACTTTTATTACCAATTACCAGCCACATGAACAATTCCACCCCTGTCAGGGGTGGAAGGAGGAAAACTTCTACCATTAACCGTGACTTTTAGCTTTCTCTTAAGACGTAACCTACGCCGCGCACCGTTTGAATCAGGCGCTTTTGACCTTCATCTTCGATTTTCAGGCGCAAGTAGCGAATGTACACTTCAATCACATTCGACTCACCCATAAAGTCGTAACCCCAAACGTTTTCAAGAATTTGTTCGCGGGTTAATACTTCACGGGGATGTTCCATTAAAAACTTTAAGAGTTCAAATTCTTTCATTGTCAAGTCGATTGGCCGTCCGTTGTGTATGGCGCGGCGGGTAGCGATGTCTAAAATCAAATCACCAAAGCGTAATTGCTCAGTGGTATCGATATCGGGTTTTAAGTAGAGGCGAATCAACTTCAAGAAGTCTTCTGAACGGTAAGGCTTGAGGATGTAATCATCAGCCCCTGCTTCTAGACAAGCTACACGGTCATCAACCGTA includes the following:
- a CDS encoding DUF2949 domain-containing protein; this translates as MIIHSTQGGEKQMAPSRYSRLIHFLQEDLAISAASLSVALRHREQDPGSLAIILWQYGLITLDQLGQIYDWLETA
- a CDS encoding DUF192 domain-containing protein, which translates into the protein MLRWLSFFSILLSVLLMGCSPPTTAKPAITSPNLPTQAPVAAGQMLPISATATIPNGTKIQLEVAQTPQQQAMGLMYRPALPDDRGMLFAFPSPQRVNFWMKNVPVPLDMVFLQNGVVKYIQASAPPCASEPCATYGPNVPINTVIELRSGRAAELGLKVGDSVKIELLGSGSSRS
- the nblR gene encoding response regulator transcription factor NblR, which codes for MTVAHSPCVLVIETDDNLANQLSFDLQEAGYDAILAHDATSGLQYCHDRQPALIVVDRMLSGESGLSLCKNLRSTGMREPMLVLMARDTVDDRVACLEAGADDYILKPYRSEDFLKLIRLYLKPDIDTTEQLRFGDLILDIATRRAIHNGRPIDLTMKEFELLKFLMEHPREVLTREQILENVWGYDFMGESNVIEVYIRYLRLKIEDEGQKRLIQTVRGVGYVLRES